AATGTTCTATAAGTATTCCAAAGAACCTCTCGATAGAGCCAAACAAAGCTCTGTGAAGCATGATGGGAATCTGTTTCTTGCCTTCAGCGTCCGTATACGTCAAATCGAAGCGCTCAGGAAGGAACATATCAAGTTGAATAGTTCCACATTGCCATGTACGCCCGATAGCATCTTTGACATGGATATCTATTTTTGGACCGTAAAAAGCGCCTTCCCCAGGGCTGATTTTAAACTCTTTGCCGCTAGTTTCAAGAGCTCGATTTAGAGCTTGTGTAGCTAGATCCCAAAGTTCATCGCTGCCTATAGTGCTTTTTTCTGGTTTAGTTGACAGTTCTAAGTGGTAGTCTAGTCCAAAGGTTCCGTATAATTTTTCTAATAGCTTTAGAATGGCTTGTGTTTCGCTCTCAACTTGTTCTGGGGTTAAGAATATGTGAGCATCGTCTTGATGAAAGCTTCGCACGCGCATTAGTCCAGATAGGGCGCCAGAAGCCTCTTGACGATGGACATGGCCTATTTCGGCTACACGCAAAGGGAATTCTCTGTAGCTGTGTAAGGAGGTCTTGTAGTACAGCATACACCCTGGACAGTTCATGGGTTTGATGGCAAAATCATCCTCATCGATGGAGAGGGTATACATATTTTCAGCGTAATTCTCCCAGTGTCCAGAAATCTCCCAGAGTTTTCTATTCAGTAGTTGAGGTGTTTTTATCTGTTGGTATCCAGCTTCCTTATGAAGATCTTTCCAGAATTGAATCAGAGCGTCCCACACGATCATCCCTCTGGGATGGAAGAAGGGCATCCCGGGAGAAAATTCTTGCTGAGAAAACAGATCTAGGCGAGATCCTAGGACTCTATGATCTCGTTTTTTAGCTTCTTCCAAAAATTGTAGGTGAGAGCGCAGTTCTTTTGTTGTAGGGAAGGAAATGCCGTATACGCGCACTAATGAAGTTTTTGAAGAGTCTCCACGCCAGTAAGCTGCGGAAGTCTTTAAAAGTTTAAAAGCTTTGATGACGCGAGTAGAAGGGAGGTGAGGGCCTCTACAAAGGTCGAAAAACTCTCCTTGACGGTACCCTGTAATTGAAGATTCCTCTGGAAGTTCAGAGATAAGCTCTTGTTTAAAGGGATTGTTAGGAAAGGCTTGTAGAGCTTCTTCTTTGGTTTGGAAGACCTCTCTTTTTATGGGAAGAGCTTCGGCCACAATTTCTGCCATAACAGCTTCTATTTTTGGAAAATCTAGTTCACTTATAGAAACGTTTGCGAAATCGTAATAAAAGCCTTGTTCTATCACGGGACCAATCGTAGGCTGAGCGTGAGGCCATAGTCTGAGAACGGCTTGAGCTAAAAGGTGGGCTGAAGAATGAAGAAATATTTCCCGCCCTTCAGGGTCACTGAGAAGTATGAAGCGGACATTGTCGTTGGGAGCTAAAGTTGTAGAAAGGTCTTTTAGCACCCCATTGACAGACACTCCCACAATTTGGGAGAGGTCTGAAGGAAGAACGGTTTTTGCAAAGTCTGCAGCTGTCGCATTTTCTGCCAAGTGATAAATTTGCTCTTTGTGAAGAACCGTTGTCATAACAAACACCCGCTATCTTAAAAACATAAAACTTA
This is a stretch of genomic DNA from Chlamydiifrater phoenicopteri. It encodes these proteins:
- the thrS gene encoding threonine--tRNA ligase, with protein sequence MTTVLHKEQIYHLAENATAADFAKTVLPSDLSQIVGVSVNGVLKDLSTTLAPNDNVRFILLSDPEGREIFLHSSAHLLAQAVLRLWPHAQPTIGPVIEQGFYYDFANVSISELDFPKIEAVMAEIVAEALPIKREVFQTKEEALQAFPNNPFKQELISELPEESSITGYRQGEFFDLCRGPHLPSTRVIKAFKLLKTSAAYWRGDSSKTSLVRVYGISFPTTKELRSHLQFLEEAKKRDHRVLGSRLDLFSQQEFSPGMPFFHPRGMIVWDALIQFWKDLHKEAGYQQIKTPQLLNRKLWEISGHWENYAENMYTLSIDEDDFAIKPMNCPGCMLYYKTSLHSYREFPLRVAEIGHVHRQEASGALSGLMRVRSFHQDDAHIFLTPEQVESETQAILKLLEKLYGTFGLDYHLELSTKPEKSTIGSDELWDLATQALNRALETSGKEFKISPGEGAFYGPKIDIHVKDAIGRTWQCGTIQLDMFLPERFDLTYTDAEGKKQIPIMLHRALFGSIERFFGILIEHFKGRFPLWLSPEQVRVVTVADRHADFGRMVLQKLQQQNIIASLDDSNESVSKKIRNAQNMQVNYMLTLGDKECENQTVSIRTRDNRVVGEKNLEEFISIVSLEKDNRSLHALI